The following proteins are co-located in the Hypomesus transpacificus isolate Combined female chromosome 23, fHypTra1, whole genome shotgun sequence genome:
- the LOC124485270 gene encoding tryptase-2-like isoform X2 gives MTLWGLLAVSLLVHDATARSTGFVSPRVRSSIVGGEDAPEGSWPWMVYLSLANDKEIWPCGGSVLNEEWVLTAAHCVDPSPFLNSSIARLGTHALIGVSELYRRISRISSHPDYKSGEVENDIALVKLDEKVTYSSWVSPVALAAEEDFFNPKSECWVIGWGNVHEGIPLQGRKILQQLQVPLIKDNLCKQAYPEFVPTMLCAGFMEGEKDSCQGDSGGPLVCRSAKRFIQVGIVSFGEGCARQGYPGVYTRVAKYLDFINETNTASSDEKM, from the exons ATGACTTTGTGGGGACTTCTTGCTGTGTCTCTTCTGGTTCATGATGCTACAG CACGTTCAACAGGGTTTGTTTCACCGCGTGTTCGGAGCTCAATCGTGGGTGGAGAAGATGCACCGGAGGGCAGCTGGCCATGGATGGTCTACCTCTCTCTTGCCAACGACAAAGAGATTTGGCCATGTGGTGGCTCAGTCCTTAACGAGGAATGGGTGCTGACTGCAGCGCACTGTGTTGACCC gtcaccatttctgaatTCCTCAATTGCACGGCTGGGCACTCACGCCTTAATAGGAGTGTCTGAGTTGTATCGTAGAATATCCCGCATCTCCTCCCACCCCGACTACAAATCAGGCGAAGTCGAGAACGACATTGCCTTGGTGAAGCTGGATGAGAAGGTCACATACTCCTCCTGGGTCTCACCTGTAGCCTTAGCTGCAGAAGAAGATTTTTTCAACCCCAAGTCTGAGTGCTGGGTCATTGGCTGGGGTAACGTTCATGAAGGAA TACCGTTACAAGGCCGTAAAATCCTGCAACAGCTGCAAGTACCTCTAATTAAGGATAATCTTTGTAAGCAAGCATATCCTGAATTTGTTCCCACGATGCTATGTGCTGGATTcatggaaggagagaaagactcCTGCCAG GGCGACTCCGGTGGCCCACTGGTTTGTCGCTCCGCTAAGAGGTTTATCCAAGTGGGAATCGTGAGCTTCGGAGAGGGCTGCGCACGACAGGGCTACCCAGGAGTCTACACCCGTGTGGCCAAATATCTAGACTTCATCAATGAGACTAATACTGCATCTTCAGATGAAAAGATGTAG
- the cd247l gene encoding CD247 antigen like — translation MAVRTAAVFVLLQRVASAESSLSTPVTCYILDGFLLLYCIVFTGLFFREKLLHSTFPSNVATNTDNDANGNYEEQNLADPSSGAIPKRRQEAGDRIYQTLGDEQSDPYQMIESTKTKSRARKVKKTEVYESLNLETKTNETYHPLAKRPSPPSPPEP, via the exons aTGGCCGTTCGAACTGCAGCTGTGTTTGTTCTCCTGCAGCGGGTGGCGTCTGCAG AGTCCTCACTATCAACTCCGGTTACCTGCTACATCCTGGATGGCTTCCTGCTTCTCTACTGTATTGTTTTCACAGGCCTTTTCTTCAGAGAAAAG CTTCTGCATTCTACGTTTCCTTCCAATGTAGCT ACAAACACGGATAATGATGCTAATGGTAACTATGAGGAACAAAATCTTGCCGACCCATCATCAGGAGCAATACCA AAGCGTAGGCAGGAAGCGGGTGATAGAATATATCAG ACTCTTGGAGATGAACAATCTGATCCCTACCAGATGATTGAAAGCACCAAGACCAAAAGTCGG GCTCGCAAGGTGAAGAAGACAGAGGTCTACGAG TCTCTCAATCTAGAGACGAAGACCAACGAGACATATCATCCTCTGGCAAAGcggccctctcccccttctcctcctgaaCCCTGA
- the LOC124485270 gene encoding tryptase-2-like isoform X6, with product MTLWGLLAVSLLVHDATGFVSPRVRSSIVDGEDAPEGRWPWMVYLSLTNGYESWSCGGSVLNEEWVLTAAHCVDPSLRALLNFSFARLGTHALTGASQFYRGISHFSSHPNYGANGEEYDIALVKLDKKVTYSSWVSPVALAAEDDFFNPKSECWVTGWGNVHEGIPLDNPQILQQLQVPLIKDCLCKYAYPQFVPTMLCAGFMEGEKDSCQGDSGGPLVCRSAERFVQVGIVSFGEGCARQGRPGVYTRVAKYLDFINETIHA from the exons ATGACTTTGTGGGGACTTCTTGCTGTGTCTCTTCTGGTTCATGATGCTACAG GGTTTGTTTCACCGCGTGTTCGGAGCTCCATCGTGGATGGAGAAGATGCGCCGGAGGGCCGTTGGCCATGGATGGTTtacctctctcttaccaacggCTATGAGAGTTGGTCTTGTGGTGGCTCAGTCCTTAACGAGGAATGGGTGCTGACTGCAGCGCACTGTGTTGACCC GTCACTTCGGGCTCTTCTGAATTTCTCATTTGCACGGCTGGGCACTCACGCCTTAACGGGAGCGTCTCAGTTTTATCGTGGAATATCTCACTTCTCCTCCCACCCCAACTACGGCGCAAACGGAGAAGAGTACGACATTGCCTTGGTGAAGCTGGATAAGAAGGTCACCTACTCCTCCTGGGTCTCACCTGTAGCCTTAGCTGCAGAAGATGATTTTTTCAACCCCAAGTCTGAGTGCTGGGTCACTGGCTGGGGTAACGTTCATGAAGGAA tACCGTTAGATAACCCTCAAATCCTGCAACAGCTGCAAGTACCTCTCATTAAGGATTGTCTTTGTAAGTATGCATATCCTCAATTCGTTCCCACGATGCTATGTGCTGGATTcatggaaggagagaaagactcCTGCCAG GGCGACTCCGGTGGCCCACTGGTGTGTCGCTCCGCTGAGAGGTTTGTCCAAGTGGGAATCGTGAGCTTCGGAGAGGGCTGCGCACGACAGGGCCGACCAGGAGTCTACACCCGTGTGGCCAAATATCTAGACTTCATCAATGAGACTATTCATGCTTAA
- the LOC124485270 gene encoding tryptase-2-like isoform X3, with translation MTLWGLLAVSLLLRDATARSTGFVSPRVRSSIVGGEDAPEGSWPWMVYLSLANDKEIWPCGGSVLNEEWVLTAAHCVDPSPFLNSSIARLGTHALIGVSELYRRISRISSHPDYKSGEVENDIALVKLDEKVTYSSWVSPVALAAEEDFFNPKSECWVIGWGNVHEGIPLQGRKILQQLQVPLIKDNLCKQAYPEFVPTMLCAGFMEGEKDSCQGDSGGPLVCRSAKRFIQVGIVSFGEGCARQGYPGVYTRVAKYLDFINETNTASSDEKM, from the exons ATGACTTTGTGGGGACTtctggctgtgtctctgctgcTTCGTGATGCTACAG CACGTTCAACAGGGTTTGTTTCACCGCGTGTTCGGAGCTCAATCGTGGGTGGAGAAGATGCACCGGAGGGCAGCTGGCCATGGATGGTCTACCTCTCTCTTGCCAACGACAAAGAGATTTGGCCATGTGGTGGCTCAGTCCTTAACGAGGAATGGGTGCTGACTGCAGCGCACTGTGTTGACCC gtcaccatttctgaatTCCTCAATTGCACGGCTGGGCACTCACGCCTTAATAGGAGTGTCTGAGTTGTATCGTAGAATATCCCGCATCTCCTCCCACCCCGACTACAAATCAGGCGAAGTCGAGAACGACATTGCCTTGGTGAAGCTGGATGAGAAGGTCACATACTCCTCCTGGGTCTCACCTGTAGCCTTAGCTGCAGAAGAAGATTTTTTCAACCCCAAGTCTGAGTGCTGGGTCATTGGCTGGGGTAACGTTCATGAAGGAA TACCGTTACAAGGCCGTAAAATCCTGCAACAGCTGCAAGTACCTCTAATTAAGGATAATCTTTGTAAGCAAGCATATCCTGAATTTGTTCCCACGATGCTATGTGCTGGATTcatggaaggagagaaagactcCTGCCAG GGCGACTCCGGTGGCCCACTGGTTTGTCGCTCCGCTAAGAGGTTTATCCAAGTGGGAATCGTGAGCTTCGGAGAGGGCTGCGCACGACAGGGCTACCCAGGAGTCTACACCCGTGTGGCCAAATATCTAGACTTCATCAATGAGACTAATACTGCATCTTCAGATGAAAAGATGTAG
- the LOC124485270 gene encoding tryptase-2-like isoform X4 has protein sequence MTLWGLLAVSLLVHDATARSTGFVSPRVRSSIVDGEDAPEGRWPWMVYLSLTNGYESWSCGGSVLNEEWVLTAAHCVDPSLRALLNFSFARLGTHALTGASQFYRGISHFSSHPNYGANGEEYDIALVKLDKKVTYSSWVSPVALAAEDDFFNPKSECWVTGWGNVHEGIPLDNPQILQQLQVPLIKDCLCKYAYPQFVPTMLCAGFMEGEKDSCQGDSGGPLVCRSAERFVQVGIVSFGEGCARQGRPGVYTRVAKYLDFINETIHA, from the exons ATGACTTTGTGGGGACTTCTTGCTGTGTCTCTTCTGGTTCATGATGCTACAG CACGTTCAACAGGGTTTGTTTCACCGCGTGTTCGGAGCTCCATCGTGGATGGAGAAGATGCGCCGGAGGGCCGTTGGCCATGGATGGTTtacctctctcttaccaacggCTATGAGAGTTGGTCTTGTGGTGGCTCAGTCCTTAACGAGGAATGGGTGCTGACTGCAGCGCACTGTGTTGACCC GTCACTTCGGGCTCTTCTGAATTTCTCATTTGCACGGCTGGGCACTCACGCCTTAACGGGAGCGTCTCAGTTTTATCGTGGAATATCTCACTTCTCCTCCCACCCCAACTACGGCGCAAACGGAGAAGAGTACGACATTGCCTTGGTGAAGCTGGATAAGAAGGTCACCTACTCCTCCTGGGTCTCACCTGTAGCCTTAGCTGCAGAAGATGATTTTTTCAACCCCAAGTCTGAGTGCTGGGTCACTGGCTGGGGTAACGTTCATGAAGGAA tACCGTTAGATAACCCTCAAATCCTGCAACAGCTGCAAGTACCTCTCATTAAGGATTGTCTTTGTAAGTATGCATATCCTCAATTCGTTCCCACGATGCTATGTGCTGGATTcatggaaggagagaaagactcCTGCCAG GGCGACTCCGGTGGCCCACTGGTGTGTCGCTCCGCTGAGAGGTTTGTCCAAGTGGGAATCGTGAGCTTCGGAGAGGGCTGCGCACGACAGGGCCGACCAGGAGTCTACACCCGTGTGGCCAAATATCTAGACTTCATCAATGAGACTATTCATGCTTAA
- the LOC124485270 gene encoding tryptase-2-like isoform X1 gives MTLWGLLAVSLLVHDATARSTGFVSPRVRSSIVDGEDAPEGRWPWMVYLSLTNGYESWSCGGSVLNEEWVLTAAHCVDPSLRALLNFSFARLGTHALTGASQFYRGISHFSSHPNYGANGEEYDIALVKLDKKVTYSSWVSPVALAAEDDFFNPKSECWVTGWGNVHEGIPLDNPQILQQLQVPLIKDCLCKYAYPQFVPTMLCAGFMEGEKDSCQGDSGGPLVCRSAKRFIQVGIVSFGEGCARQGYPGVYTRVAKYLDFINETNTASSDEKM, from the exons ATGACTTTGTGGGGACTTCTTGCTGTGTCTCTTCTGGTTCATGATGCTACAG CACGTTCAACAGGGTTTGTTTCACCGCGTGTTCGGAGCTCCATCGTGGATGGAGAAGATGCGCCGGAGGGCCGTTGGCCATGGATGGTTtacctctctcttaccaacggCTATGAGAGTTGGTCTTGTGGTGGCTCAGTCCTTAACGAGGAATGGGTGCTGACTGCAGCGCACTGTGTTGACCC GTCACTTCGGGCTCTTCTGAATTTCTCATTTGCACGGCTGGGCACTCACGCCTTAACGGGAGCGTCTCAGTTTTATCGTGGAATATCTCACTTCTCCTCCCACCCCAACTACGGCGCAAACGGAGAAGAGTACGACATTGCCTTGGTGAAGCTGGATAAGAAGGTCACCTACTCCTCCTGGGTCTCACCTGTAGCCTTAGCTGCAGAAGATGATTTTTTCAACCCCAAGTCTGAGTGCTGGGTCACTGGCTGGGGTAACGTTCATGAAGGAA tACCGTTAGATAACCCTCAAATCCTGCAACAGCTGCAAGTACCTCTCATTAAGGATTGTCTTTGTAAGTATGCATATCCTCAATTCGTTCCCACGATGCTATGTGCTGGATTcatggaaggagagaaagactcCTGCCAG GGCGACTCCGGTGGCCCACTGGTTTGTCGCTCCGCTAAGAGGTTTATCCAAGTGGGAATCGTGAGCTTCGGAGAGGGCTGCGCACGACAGGGCTACCCAGGAGTCTACACCCGTGTGGCCAAATATCTAGACTTCATCAATGAGACTAATACTGCATCTTCAGATGAAAAGATGTAG
- the LOC124485270 gene encoding tryptase-2-like isoform X5 produces the protein MTLWGLLAVSLLLRDATGFVSPRVRSSIVGGEDAPEGSWPWMVYLSLANDKEIWPCGGSVLNEEWVLTAAHCVDPSPFLNSSIARLGTHALIGVSELYRRISRISSHPDYKSGEVENDIALVKLDEKVTYSSWVSPVALAAEEDFFNPKSECWVIGWGNVHEGIPLQGRKILQQLQVPLIKDNLCKQAYPEFVPTMLCAGFMEGEKDSCQGDSGGPLVCRSAKRFIQVGIVSFGEGCARQGYPGVYTRVAKYLDFINETNTASSDEKM, from the exons ATGACTTTGTGGGGACTtctggctgtgtctctgctgcTTCGTGATGCTACAG GGTTTGTTTCACCGCGTGTTCGGAGCTCAATCGTGGGTGGAGAAGATGCACCGGAGGGCAGCTGGCCATGGATGGTCTACCTCTCTCTTGCCAACGACAAAGAGATTTGGCCATGTGGTGGCTCAGTCCTTAACGAGGAATGGGTGCTGACTGCAGCGCACTGTGTTGACCC gtcaccatttctgaatTCCTCAATTGCACGGCTGGGCACTCACGCCTTAATAGGAGTGTCTGAGTTGTATCGTAGAATATCCCGCATCTCCTCCCACCCCGACTACAAATCAGGCGAAGTCGAGAACGACATTGCCTTGGTGAAGCTGGATGAGAAGGTCACATACTCCTCCTGGGTCTCACCTGTAGCCTTAGCTGCAGAAGAAGATTTTTTCAACCCCAAGTCTGAGTGCTGGGTCATTGGCTGGGGTAACGTTCATGAAGGAA TACCGTTACAAGGCCGTAAAATCCTGCAACAGCTGCAAGTACCTCTAATTAAGGATAATCTTTGTAAGCAAGCATATCCTGAATTTGTTCCCACGATGCTATGTGCTGGATTcatggaaggagagaaagactcCTGCCAG GGCGACTCCGGTGGCCCACTGGTTTGTCGCTCCGCTAAGAGGTTTATCCAAGTGGGAATCGTGAGCTTCGGAGAGGGCTGCGCACGACAGGGCTACCCAGGAGTCTACACCCGTGTGGCCAAATATCTAGACTTCATCAATGAGACTAATACTGCATCTTCAGATGAAAAGATGTAG